A genomic segment from Sulfuritalea hydrogenivorans sk43H encodes:
- a CDS encoding trypsin-like peptidase domain-containing protein — MAEKQSLYELLGLTDKASPQDIRDAFEARRRELEAEPDGEERRNRLSFLQHARDALSDPRQRALYDRRSRDQRTAVAVAPRPARSLWPVFAMILLAGAAWPAWRYLAADQPQPVVKAPPARAVPPTPVIELRFEEDIAALLPPAPVNVPAGNAVKPETARQSSGALQPGERKIVFSGPDAAVLAKLSESTYLIVGAVGLGTGVAIEPDKLLTNCHVIAPNVLKGPIEAINPLTQEKTRIVAAAFLVREDACVVHAPGLNGKPVAFGDTRQLARGTRIFNIGFAKGRLTASSGSFLGIINRVGQNYLVSSNYCDHGVSGGPLVDEEGRLVGLTSGGPADRSVCLSLTAETARTVLGQTLIVIDAFPPNYMSNLTRRW, encoded by the coding sequence ATGGCTGAAAAACAGTCGCTCTACGAACTTCTCGGGCTCACTGACAAGGCTTCGCCCCAGGATATTCGAGATGCCTTCGAGGCCCGGCGACGCGAGCTGGAGGCCGAGCCGGACGGCGAGGAACGGCGCAATCGCCTGAGTTTTCTGCAGCACGCGCGCGATGCGCTGAGCGATCCGCGCCAGCGGGCGCTGTATGACCGCCGCAGCCGCGACCAGCGAACTGCCGTGGCGGTGGCGCCCAGACCCGCGCGCTCGCTGTGGCCGGTTTTTGCCATGATCCTGCTGGCAGGCGCCGCCTGGCCGGCCTGGCGCTACCTCGCAGCGGACCAGCCGCAGCCGGTTGTCAAGGCGCCGCCTGCCAGGGCCGTGCCGCCGACGCCGGTGATCGAGCTGCGCTTCGAAGAGGACATTGCGGCCCTGCTGCCCCCCGCGCCCGTGAATGTTCCCGCGGGCAATGCCGTCAAACCGGAGACCGCGCGGCAGTCCTCGGGAGCCCTTCAGCCGGGTGAGCGGAAAATCGTTTTTTCGGGACCCGATGCCGCCGTCCTGGCAAAGCTCTCGGAATCGACCTATCTGATCGTGGGCGCGGTGGGCCTCGGCACCGGCGTGGCGATCGAACCCGACAAGTTGCTGACCAACTGCCACGTAATCGCCCCCAACGTGCTGAAGGGGCCGATCGAGGCCATCAATCCGCTGACGCAGGAGAAGACCCGGATCGTCGCCGCGGCCTTCCTGGTCAGGGAGGATGCCTGCGTCGTCCATGCGCCGGGCCTCAACGGCAAACCGGTTGCATTCGGCGACACGAGGCAGTTGGCGCGAGGGACGCGCATTTTCAACATCGGCTTCGCCAAGGGCCGCCTGACGGCTTCCAGCGGCTCCTTCCTCGGCATCATCAATCGCGTCGGGCAGAACTATCTGGTCTCCTCGAATTACTGCGACCACGGCGTTTCAGGCGGCCCGCTGGTCGACGAAGAAGGCCGGCTGGTGGGCCTGACGTCAGGCGGGCCGGCGGATCGCAGCGTCTGTCTTTCGCTTACGGCGGAGACGGCGCGCACCGTGCTGGGGCAAACCCTGATCGTGATCGATGCCTTCCCGCCCAACTACATGAGCAATCTGACGCGGCGCTGGTAG
- a CDS encoding VanZ family protein: MAHGARTYLTLYLTSGYVLLIVYASLYPLAGWHDSGGDPLAFLGAAWPRYTTGFDLATNVIAYLPFGFFCTAALRHRLAPLSAWFAAILFGAGLSFAMELLQNYLPSRVPSNLDLACNTAGALLGGVFGGRWGAHALDEGRLARWRRRVMMQAYGADVGVLLIAAWLMTQLSPETLLFGSGNLRQMLDLPPVQPFLPERFVRLETAIAASGLLAAGLIATLLLRRNARLLTACLLLAALLIKTLAHALLMGPAAATTWVTPGNSIGIAVGLALWWSASFLAIPLQRAVAAVALLFATVMVNIAPENPYLLNTLQIWNPGQFLSFNGLTRLICSLWPFLVLPWLMIYRPEKHALNY; encoded by the coding sequence GTGGCACACGGCGCACGAACCTATCTGACGCTCTACCTGACCAGCGGTTACGTGCTGCTGATCGTCTATGCCAGCTTGTATCCCCTTGCCGGCTGGCACGATAGCGGCGGTGATCCGCTGGCCTTCCTCGGCGCGGCATGGCCGCGCTACACCACCGGCTTCGACCTGGCGACCAACGTGATTGCCTACTTGCCCTTCGGCTTTTTTTGCACGGCGGCCCTGCGCCATCGCCTGGCGCCGCTTTCTGCGTGGTTTGCGGCGATTCTGTTCGGCGCCGGCCTGAGCTTTGCCATGGAACTGCTGCAGAACTACCTGCCCAGCCGCGTGCCTTCCAACCTGGATTTGGCCTGCAATACGGCGGGCGCCCTGCTCGGCGGCGTGTTCGGTGGGCGTTGGGGCGCGCATGCCCTGGATGAGGGACGGCTGGCACGCTGGCGCCGGCGCGTGATGATGCAGGCCTACGGCGCTGACGTCGGGGTGCTGCTGATCGCGGCCTGGCTGATGACCCAGCTCTCGCCGGAGACCCTGCTGTTCGGCAGCGGCAACCTGCGCCAGATGCTCGACCTGCCGCCGGTGCAGCCCTTTCTGCCGGAGCGCTTTGTCAGGCTCGAAACCGCCATCGCCGCTTCGGGCCTGCTGGCAGCGGGACTGATTGCCACCCTGCTGCTGCGCCGGAACGCCCGGCTGCTGACAGCTTGCTTGCTGCTCGCAGCCCTGCTGATCAAGACCCTGGCGCATGCGCTGCTGATGGGGCCGGCGGCGGCCACGACCTGGGTTACACCGGGCAACAGCATCGGCATTGCCGTCGGGCTGGCATTGTGGTGGAGCGCGTCCTTCCTGGCCATTCCGCTGCAACGCGCGGTGGCGGCGGTGGCGCTGCTGTTTGCCACCGTCATGGTTAATATCGCTCCGGAGAATCCCTATCTGCTCAATACGCTGCAGATCTGGAATCCCGGCCAGTTCCTGAGTTTCAACGGCCTCACGCGCCTGATCTGCTCGCTGTGGCCTTTCCTTGTCCTGCCCTGGCTGATGATCTACCGTCCGGAGAAACATGCGCTCAATTACTGA
- a CDS encoding nucleotide pyrophosphohydrolase: MRSITDMTTLRDALRDFCAARDWHRYHTPKNLVMALSVEAAELVEHFQWATPEESLALAPEKRAEVADEIADVLIYLTELADVLGIDPIAAAREKIVKNAVKYPPPL; this comes from the coding sequence ATGCGCTCAATTACTGACATGACCACCCTGCGCGACGCGCTGCGCGACTTTTGCGCCGCACGCGACTGGCATCGCTATCACACCCCGAAGAACCTCGTCATGGCGCTCAGCGTCGAAGCCGCCGAACTGGTCGAGCATTTCCAGTGGGCGACGCCCGAGGAAAGTCTCGCCCTGGCCCCGGAAAAACGCGCCGAGGTCGCCGATGAAATCGCCGACGTGCTGATCTACCTGACCGAACTGGCCGATGTGCTCGGCATCGACCCGATCGCCGCGGCGCGCGAGAAGATCGTCAAGAACGCGGTCAAATATCCGCCGCCCCTATAA
- a CDS encoding (2Fe-2S) ferredoxin domain-containing protein, protein MSHFKHHVFFCTNQRATGEACCNNHGASDMRAYAKDKVKALGAKVPGKVRINAAGCLDRCEQGPVLVIYPEAVWYTYVDREDIDEIIDQHLVNGRVVERLKVD, encoded by the coding sequence ATGAGCCATTTCAAACATCACGTCTTCTTCTGCACCAACCAGCGCGCGACCGGCGAAGCCTGCTGCAACAACCACGGCGCCAGCGACATGCGCGCCTACGCCAAGGACAAGGTCAAGGCGCTCGGCGCCAAAGTGCCGGGCAAGGTGCGCATCAACGCCGCCGGCTGCCTCGATCGTTGCGAACAGGGGCCGGTGCTGGTGATCTACCCCGAGGCGGTCTGGTACACCTACGTGGACCGGGAAGACATCGACGAGATCATCGACCAGCATCTGGTCAATGGCCGTGTCGTCGAGCGCCTCAAGGTGGATTGA
- a CDS encoding alpha/beta hydrolase, giving the protein MSRHERILVDGPDGKIEVFVEGHENPQGIALIAHPHPLFGGTADNKVVTTLARAFRERGCITLRPSFRGVGGSEGEHDHGDAETDDVLAVHAWARERYADVLTASGAPLPVYLAGFSFGAYVTTRLAKRLAAAGDPAKWLVLVGTAAGFVEGARSYETAAVTADTLVIHGSEDTTVRLDNVLAWAQPLEIPVVVIPGADHFFHRRLHLIRDIIHRAWH; this is encoded by the coding sequence GTGTCGCGGCACGAGCGCATCCTGGTCGACGGGCCGGACGGCAAGATAGAGGTATTCGTCGAAGGCCATGAGAATCCGCAGGGCATCGCGCTGATCGCCCATCCGCATCCGCTGTTCGGAGGCACTGCCGACAACAAGGTGGTGACCACGCTGGCGCGCGCCTTTCGCGAGCGCGGCTGCATCACGCTGCGGCCCAGTTTTCGCGGCGTCGGCGGCAGCGAGGGCGAGCATGACCACGGCGATGCCGAGACCGACGACGTGCTGGCGGTGCACGCCTGGGCGCGTGAACGCTATGCCGACGTGCTGACCGCGTCAGGCGCGCCGCTACCCGTTTATCTGGCGGGATTCTCCTTCGGCGCGTATGTCACCACGCGCCTCGCCAAGCGCCTGGCCGCGGCCGGTGATCCGGCCAAGTGGCTGGTGCTGGTCGGTACCGCCGCCGGTTTCGTCGAAGGCGCGCGCAGCTACGAGACCGCGGCCGTGACTGCCGACACACTGGTGATCCACGGCTCGGAAGACACGACCGTGCGCCTCGATAACGTACTGGCCTGGGCGCAGCCGCTGGAAATTCCCGTCGTCGTGATCCCCGGCGCCGACCACTTCTTCCACCGCCGCCTGCACCTGATCCGCGACATCATCCATCGCGCCTGGCATTGA
- a CDS encoding ATP-binding cassette domain-containing protein gives MSPLIVSALRKSYDGREVVAGLTFELQRGECYGLLGPNGAGKTTTLRCCLGLTAPDSGDIKLVGEPVPARAREARMKIGVVPQFDNLDPDFTAAENLIVYGRYFGMADAAIRPKIADLLDFAGLAGKEDANIRTLSGGMKRRLTLARALVNDPELLLLDEPTTGLDPQARHLIWERLKRLLAQGKTILLTTHFMDEAERLCQRLAIIDAGKMVAEGAPRQLIQQHIEAQVVEVYGEDAPGWAEREAHAFSRRVEVSGETAFCYVEDATPLLAHLAAWPALRTLHRPANLEDVFLKLTGRELRD, from the coding sequence ATGAGTCCGCTGATCGTCTCCGCTCTGCGCAAGTCCTACGACGGCCGCGAAGTCGTCGCCGGGCTCACGTTCGAATTGCAGCGCGGCGAATGCTACGGCCTGCTCGGCCCCAACGGCGCCGGCAAGACCACCACCCTGCGCTGCTGTCTCGGCCTGACCGCGCCCGATTCGGGTGACATAAAGCTGGTCGGCGAGCCGGTGCCGGCGCGCGCCCGTGAAGCGCGCATGAAGATCGGCGTGGTGCCGCAATTCGACAACCTCGATCCCGACTTTACCGCCGCCGAAAACCTCATCGTCTATGGCCGTTACTTCGGCATGGCCGATGCCGCGATCCGGCCGAAGATCGCCGACCTGCTCGACTTCGCCGGCCTCGCCGGCAAGGAAGACGCCAACATCCGCACCCTCTCCGGCGGCATGAAGCGCCGGCTGACGCTGGCCCGCGCTCTGGTGAACGACCCCGAACTGCTGCTGCTCGACGAACCCACCACGGGCCTTGACCCGCAGGCGCGCCACCTGATCTGGGAACGCCTCAAGCGCCTGCTGGCGCAGGGCAAGACCATCCTGTTGACGACGCATTTCATGGACGAGGCCGAGCGCCTCTGCCAGCGCCTCGCCATCATCGACGCTGGGAAAATGGTCGCCGAAGGCGCACCGCGCCAGTTGATCCAGCAGCACATCGAGGCGCAGGTGGTCGAGGTCTATGGTGAAGATGCGCCGGGCTGGGCCGAGCGCGAAGCGCATGCATTTTCGCGGCGCGTCGAAGTCAGCGGCGAGACGGCCTTCTGTTATGTCGAGGACGCCACGCCGCTGCTCGCGCATCTCGCCGCATGGCCTGCGTTGCGCACCCTGCACCGGCCGGCGAATCTGGAAGATGTGTTCCTCAAACTCACCGGGCGCGAACTGCGCGACTGA
- a CDS encoding type II toxin-antitoxin system HigB family toxin, with amino-acid sequence MLKWRMRIIALSTLRTFWQTHPEVETPLRAWYALASRAHWKTPADIKAAYRNASFVADRRVVFNIKGNDYRLVVAVRYDRGLMYVRFVGSHRQYDRIDVETI; translated from the coding sequence ATGCTAAAGTGGCGCATGCGGATCATTGCCCTTTCCACCTTGCGGACCTTCTGGCAAACGCACCCGGAAGTGGAAACACCTTTGCGGGCTTGGTATGCCCTGGCGAGCCGGGCGCACTGGAAGACGCCGGCCGACATCAAGGCGGCGTATCGCAACGCAAGCTTTGTCGCCGATCGCCGGGTGGTGTTCAACATCAAGGGCAATGACTACCGGCTGGTGGTGGCGGTTCGCTACGATCGGGGGCTGATGTATGTCCGTTTCGTCGGCAGTCATCGGCAATACGACAGGATAGACGTGGAAACGATTTAG
- a CDS encoding helix-turn-helix domain-containing protein, with amino-acid sequence MELKPIRTKKEYQTALAEVERLWDAPAKSAASDRLDVLTMLVERYERQHFPIADPDPIEFLGHVMDSRDLTRKDMEAYIGPRGRVADILNRTRPLTLEMIRRLADGLQLPAEVLIKPYRLRREAGELAAA; translated from the coding sequence ATGGAACTCAAGCCCATCCGAACCAAAAAGGAATACCAGACGGCGCTGGCCGAGGTCGAGCGCCTGTGGGATGCGCCGGCGAAGTCGGCCGCGTCGGACCGGCTCGACGTGCTGACGATGCTGGTCGAGCGCTATGAGCGGCAGCACTTTCCGATTGCCGATCCCGATCCTATCGAGTTCCTCGGCCATGTCATGGACAGTCGCGATCTGACGCGCAAAGATATGGAAGCCTACATCGGGCCGCGCGGCCGTGTCGCCGATATCCTGAACCGCACCCGGCCGCTGACCCTGGAAATGATCCGGCGTCTGGCGGATGGACTGCAGTTGCCGGCCGAGGTATTGATCAAGCCCTACCGGTTGCGGCGGGAAGCCGGGGAACTGGCGGCGGCCTAA
- a CDS encoding ABC transporter permease, giving the protein MSAQLLLPQLSLRAFAVWRRNFLVWKKLAIPSLLGNLADPMIYLFGLGYGLGGLLPQINGVSYIAFLASGTVCASTMNAASFEALYSAFSRMHVQRTWEAIMNAPVTLEDVMAGELLWAAAKATLSGMAILVVISLLGFVASPLALWALPVIFLTGLAFAALGLIVTALAPSYDFFMYYFTLFITPMVLLCGVFFPPEQLPPLVQAVAAWLPLTHAVALVRPLLFGEIPAGIVGHLAALLAVALAAFWIALTLIRRRLLK; this is encoded by the coding sequence GTGAGCGCACAACTCCTCCTGCCCCAACTCTCGCTGCGCGCCTTCGCCGTCTGGCGGCGCAATTTCCTGGTCTGGAAGAAGCTGGCGATCCCGTCGCTGCTGGGCAATCTGGCCGATCCGATGATTTATCTGTTCGGCCTCGGCTACGGCTTGGGCGGGCTGCTGCCGCAGATCAACGGCGTGTCCTACATCGCCTTTCTGGCCAGCGGCACGGTGTGCGCCTCGACCATGAACGCCGCCTCGTTCGAAGCGCTGTATTCGGCCTTCTCGCGCATGCACGTGCAGCGCACCTGGGAGGCGATCATGAACGCGCCGGTGACGCTGGAGGATGTGATGGCCGGCGAGCTGCTCTGGGCGGCGGCCAAGGCGACGCTTTCCGGCATGGCGATCCTGGTGGTGATCTCGCTGCTCGGTTTCGTCGCTTCGCCGCTGGCGCTGTGGGCGCTGCCGGTGATCTTCCTCACCGGGTTGGCTTTTGCCGCGCTCGGCCTGATCGTCACCGCACTGGCGCCGTCCTACGATTTCTTCATGTACTACTTCACGCTGTTCATCACGCCGATGGTGCTGCTGTGCGGCGTGTTTTTCCCGCCCGAGCAGCTGCCGCCGCTGGTGCAGGCGGTGGCGGCCTGGCTGCCGTTGACGCACGCGGTGGCGCTGGTGCGGCCGCTGTTGTTCGGCGAGATTCCGGCCGGCATCGTCGGCCACCTCGCGGCCCTGCTGGCGGTGGCGCTGGCCGCCTTCTGGATCGCGCTGACGCTGATCCGGCGCCGTCTGCTGAAGTAA
- the thiS gene encoding sulfur carrier protein ThiS: protein MDIIVNGEPQRLAEPMTVAMLLEARGLAGKRVAVERNGEIVPKSRHAETALASGDRIEIVVAVGGG, encoded by the coding sequence ATGGACATCATTGTTAACGGCGAGCCGCAGCGGCTGGCGGAACCCATGACGGTAGCCATGCTGCTCGAAGCCCGCGGACTGGCCGGCAAGCGCGTGGCCGTCGAAAGAAACGGCGAGATCGTGCCGAAGAGCCGACACGCCGAAACGGCACTGGCGAGCGGTGACCGGATCGAAATTGTCGTCGCCGTCGGCGGCGGCTGA
- a CDS encoding thiazole synthase has protein sequence MSSDSLVIAGKAYNSRLLVGTGKYKDFAQTREAIDASGAEIITVAIRRTNIGQEPGQPSLLEVLPPAKFTILPNTAGCYTADDAVRTLRLGRELLDGHALCKLEVLGDPQTLFPNMPETLKAAATLVKDGFEVMVYCADDPIQARMLEDIGCVAIMPLASLIGSGMGILNPWNLKLIIEQAKVPVLVDAGVGTASDAAIAMELGCDGVLMNTAIAGAQDPVLMAGAMKKAVEAGREAFRAGRMPKKYYAATPSSPSGGLIGQSGGHGIK, from the coding sequence ATGAGCTCAGATTCTCTCGTCATCGCCGGGAAGGCCTATAACTCCCGCCTGCTGGTCGGCACCGGCAAGTACAAGGATTTCGCGCAGACCCGCGAAGCCATCGATGCCTCGGGCGCCGAGATCATCACGGTCGCCATCCGCCGCACCAACATCGGCCAGGAGCCGGGCCAGCCCTCGCTGCTGGAAGTACTGCCACCCGCGAAGTTCACCATTCTGCCCAACACGGCCGGCTGCTACACGGCAGACGACGCGGTGCGCACCCTGCGCCTCGGGCGCGAACTGCTCGACGGCCACGCGCTGTGCAAGCTCGAAGTGCTGGGCGATCCGCAGACCCTGTTCCCCAACATGCCGGAGACCCTCAAGGCCGCGGCGACCCTGGTCAAGGATGGTTTCGAGGTCATGGTGTATTGCGCCGACGATCCGATCCAGGCGCGCATGCTGGAGGACATCGGCTGCGTAGCGATCATGCCGCTGGCGTCGTTGATCGGTTCCGGCATGGGCATCCTCAATCCGTGGAACCTCAAGCTGATCATCGAGCAGGCGAAGGTGCCGGTGCTGGTCGATGCCGGCGTCGGCACGGCGTCGGATGCGGCGATCGCGATGGAGCTGGGTTGCGATGGCGTGCTGATGAACACCGCGATCGCCGGCGCGCAGGATCCGGTGCTGATGGCCGGTGCCATGAAGAAGGCGGTTGAAGCCGGTCGCGAAGCGTTTCGCGCCGGCCGCATGCCGAAGAAATATTACGCGGCGACGCCCAGTTCGCCCAGCGGCGGACTGATTGGCCAAAGCGGCGGCCACGGCATCAAGTGA